The Thermococcus peptonophilus genomic sequence CTGAGGTGAGATTCCAGGTTCAGCTGCCCCACGTCATAAAAAACGCTGGCGAAATCGAGGCCAGGTTTGGGGCGCTCTTCATGATGGGCAACCCGCTCCCAGATATAGTCGTGAGCACCAATGAGGGAACCTGCGTCGTTGAAGTGAAGTACAGGAACCTCTACGTGTACCACAGAGGAGAGAACAGGGCCCATAGAAAACTCGTGAGGAAGAGCGACGAGCTTTATCAGGCCTACACGTACTCCCGACTGGTCAGCGAGTACTGGGGGACCAGGGAGGTTCCCGTTCTTCTCATATACCCGAGGCTTGAAGGTATCTACAACCACTGGATTCCAAACCTCTTCAGCGCACGCCCAGAGGATACTTTCGAGTTCTTCGACGGAACTAGAGTTGGGGTCTTCGGGTATGAGCTTTCAATGATAGGGGACGAAATTCTGCTGAGGAAGAACTCGGTGGTCATCGACGAGGACACCGCTGAAAACCTGAGGTCGTTCATCCTCGGCCTCTGCTCTTCGGGAGAGGTTTAAAAACCTGCTGACCAACTCCCGTCGGGTGAGAGAATGTTCGTCGAGACACAGGAAGAAGTTCCCGAAATCAGAGAGCCGCTCCGGAGAGTCGGCATAACTAACCTAAGGACTGTCGCTAAGATAAACTGGAAGGGAAGGGAGTACACCTTCCTCCCGCTCATAGAGGTAACCATCGACGTGCCAGCGGAGAAGAAGGGCATCCACATGAGCAGGCTCGTGGAGAGCATAACCGAGGCTATGAGCGAAGCTGTCGAGGAAGAAGTTGCAAAAGTCCACAGCTCCCTAGAGGAGCTTGGAAAGTGCGTCATAGGGCGGCTCGAAGGAAAGCACCCGCACAAGAGGGCTGAGGTCTGGATCAAGACTCACCTCATCATCCCGAGGATCACTCCGGCCAGCAAAAAGACGAGCTACGAGCCCTACGACGTTGAGGTAGGCGTCATAAAGAACGAGGACGGCTCCTTCGAGAAGGTTCTGCGCGTCAGGGTGGTAGGGAACACGGCCTGCCCGCACGCCATGGCGAACAACAACGGCAAAACCCACATCCAGAGGGCCATCGGCGAGCTGGAGATAAGGGCACCCTTTGAGGAGGAAATCCCGCTCGAAGAGATGATAGACGTCGTCGAAAGCTCCTTCAGCCATCCGACTTACACTCTCCTGAAGACAGTGGACGAGAACGCCGTAGTTCAAGGAATGTACAGAAACCCGAAGTTCGTTGAGGACGTTGCCAGGGAGATATTCGCAAAGGCGAAGAAGAAATTCAAAGGCAAAATCCACGTGAAGGTTATCAGCAACGAGAGCATTCACAAGCACGACGTCATAGCCGAGACGTGGAACTGAAGTACTTTTTGCCTCTTTATTTTTCAAATCAAAAAGATGTAAGAAAAGAGGTGCTTCAATTCTTCTTCCTCATGACCTTGGCTATCTTGTAGGTCTTGCCGTTGCACTCGACTTCTCCCGTTATTTCGATTATCTTCACGCTGTCTCCGTCAAAGAGCCCTTCCGGTCTGAAAAGGTCCCTTTTGTCCAGGTCGGGGCAGTCCTCGAGCTTCAGCGTTATCACTGACCCCACTACCGCCAGCCTGGGCTCTATTGCCACCTCTATGCTCGGCTCGACTACTTCCACTACCCTGACCTTTCCCTCGTGCAGCGGGCAGGAGTGGGAAGGCATACTCCTTACCCTGAGAATCTTGTAGCGCCTTCCAGGTTCAAGGTTGCCGACACAAACGCCTGCGAGCTTGCAGGTCTTGCACGGCTCGGCCGGGCCGTAGAATATGAACTCAACTCCCGGTTTTGCGAGCTTTTCCCCAACTAACGTGATTATGGCCACTTTCAACACCTCCTGATGGATGATCATATAACTCCCGTGATTTTAGCGGCCTTTTCAGCGGCCTCCCGAGTTAAACCGTCCTTTCCGAGGATGGTGTAGCGCTCGGGCCTTATGGTGTGGGCTATGGTGAGCGCCTCGATTATAACCTCGGGATCAATCCCAAGTTCGTATGCGTTTGTAGGTGCGCCGACCCTCTTTAAGGTTTCCCTAACGCGCTCCCATTTCATACCGTGGAGGTATGCCATAATTATCGTCCCAACGCCCGTCTGCTCACCATGGAGGGCGGGCTTGTCGAGGAGCATGTCTAGGGCGTGGCTGAATAGGTGCTCTGCACCGCTTGCTGGTCTTGACGAGCCGGCTATACTCATGGCCACACCGGTGGAGATAAGCGCCTTGATGACCTTCCTGACGGACTCCTCGTTTCCGAGGCGGATTATATCGGCGTTCCTCATCACCATCTTGGCACTCATGAGTGAGAGGGATGCGGCGTACTCGCTGTAGTACTCACCTTTTATCCTGTGGGCAAGCTGCCAGTCCCTTACGGCGGTAAGGTTGCTTATCGTGTCGCCAACACCGGCCGCTAAATAGCGGTAGGGGGCCGTTTTAATAACCTTGACATCTGCAATGACGGCAACTGGTGGAACGGCCTTTACCGAGGTTTTTGAACCGAGATCCTTTATAGAGGCGTTTGCACTCGCTATGCCGTCGTGAGAAGCAGTTGTTGGAAAGCTTATAAAGGGAACGCCCGTTTTGAAAGAGGCGAGCTTGGCGACATCTATTATGCTCCCGCCGCCAACGGCTATCACCCAGCTGATACCTTCATCCTTG encodes the following:
- a CDS encoding GTP cyclohydrolase IV; the protein is MFVETQEEVPEIREPLRRVGITNLRTVAKINWKGREYTFLPLIEVTIDVPAEKKGIHMSRLVESITEAMSEAVEEEVAKVHSSLEELGKCVIGRLEGKHPHKRAEVWIKTHLIIPRITPASKKTSYEPYDVEVGVIKNEDGSFEKVLRVRVVGNTACPHAMANNNGKTHIQRAIGELEIRAPFEEEIPLEEMIDVVESSFSHPTYTLLKTVDENAVVQGMYRNPKFVEDVAREIFAKAKKKFKGKIHVKVISNESIHKHDVIAETWN
- a CDS encoding UPF0179 family protein — its product is MIIHQEVLKVAIITLVGEKLAKPGVEFIFYGPAEPCKTCKLAGVCVGNLEPGRRYKILRVRSMPSHSCPLHEGKVRVVEVVEPSIEVAIEPRLAVVGSVITLKLEDCPDLDKRDLFRPEGLFDGDSVKIIEITGEVECNGKTYKIAKVMRKKN
- a CDS encoding NAD(P)-dependent glycerol-1-phosphate dehydrogenase, whose product is MERRIHLMQLPREVLLGENLTGEVVSVAKRIGLTGKALVIYGPKTKEIAGNDVEDAIKSAYDVSSLTIRKGATMEEVGRTIEKIKDEGISWVIAVGGGSIIDVAKLASFKTGVPFISFPTTASHDGIASANASIKDLGSKTSVKAVPPVAVIADVKVIKTAPYRYLAAGVGDTISNLTAVRDWQLAHRIKGEYYSEYAASLSLMSAKMVMRNADIIRLGNEESVRKVIKALISTGVAMSIAGSSRPASGAEHLFSHALDMLLDKPALHGEQTGVGTIIMAYLHGMKWERVRETLKRVGAPTNAYELGIDPEVIIEALTIAHTIRPERYTILGKDGLTREAAEKAAKITGVI